Part of the Solanum stenotomum isolate F172 unplaced genomic scaffold, ASM1918654v1 scaffold29310, whole genome shotgun sequence genome, ACTAATAAAACTTGATGTGCAGCATGTTAATGTGATAATGTATTATCTTCGCAAGTTTTGCAAGTATGGTCCTGATAATAGTGCAAGAGTTACTACTACTGACTCTTTTTTCatcagttgggttgttcaaatttATGATGCGTGGAAGGCCAATGGCAAAGATGAAAGTCTGATTAGTATACATCATGAGGTTGCACAATATATAAGAGGTGATAGGATTCTTGCTAATATTCCATGGGTGGATGTTGATCATGTATGCATTCCAGTCAATAGTAGTGCTGCATTCCACTGGTTTCTGGTTGTTTTTTCCATCAGAAAAAGgtgtttatatatttatgattcTTTAAATGGTTATGGGGTTAAACATACCAATGCAGTAACAAGTTTGGttcaaaaaatatctaaaatgaTACCTTTGTTCCTAGTTGC contains:
- the LOC125851737 gene encoding uncharacterized protein LOC125851737 encodes the protein MYYLRKFCKYGPDNSARVTTTDSFFISWVVQIYDAWKANGKDESLISIHHEVAQYIRGDRILANIPWVDVDHVCIPVNSSAAFHWFLVVFSIRKRCLYIYDSLNGYGVKHTNAVTSLVQKISKMIPLFLVATDYYALRKDIDWNTDVHYAGRPVGDPLVYGNRENIPQQCDNSMDCGLYTCAFAEYVCRGDRNVSMSGLNAENLRLRFGALLWEYGKMKIDTESVSEDEASNQGRRSNRRVKE